From the Comamonas odontotermitis genome, one window contains:
- a CDS encoding YbaK/prolyl-tRNA synthetase associated domain-containing protein — protein sequence MVFDRLVQLLDGHGARYRVLEHPAEGKSEEVARIRGTAPGQGAKAMLCRTKSGAAGENWVLAVLPGDQKLDFRKLAAALGLPKMTLASAEEATQQTGCVIGAIPPFSLAPQITLVVDPGLVARFGEIAFNAGRLDRSMVLNSEDYVRVAQPAQHAICADAV from the coding sequence ATGGTGTTTGATCGACTGGTGCAACTGCTCGACGGCCATGGCGCGCGCTACCGCGTGCTGGAGCACCCGGCAGAGGGTAAATCGGAAGAGGTGGCGCGCATTCGCGGTACAGCGCCGGGCCAGGGCGCCAAGGCCATGCTGTGCAGAACCAAGAGTGGGGCGGCTGGAGAGAACTGGGTGCTGGCGGTGCTGCCGGGCGACCAGAAGCTGGATTTTCGCAAGCTCGCGGCTGCCCTCGGGTTGCCCAAGATGACGCTGGCGAGCGCTGAAGAAGCCACGCAGCAGACCGGCTGCGTGATCGGTGCCATCCCTCCGTTCAGCCTGGCGCCGCAGATCACGCTGGTGGTGGATCCAGGCCTGGTGGCGCGTTTTGGCGAAATCGCCTTCAATGCCGGCAGGCTGGACCGCTCGATGGTGCTGAACAGCGAGGACTATGTACGCGTTGCCCAGCCGGCGCAGCATGCGATCTGCGCGGATGCGGTGTAA
- a CDS encoding ABC transporter substrate-binding protein, giving the protein MTAGADIVSAFAPTGRVRAAINVGNPILARLQTDGTPAGVSVDLAQRLAVQLGVPLELQVFEAAAKSVDAVTNGVADFGFFAVDPVRGAGIAFSAPYVLIEGAYMVRSDSPLTGNAQVDVPGHTVVVGQGSAYDLYLSRELKHASIVRAPTSPAVVDVFLAPSGDVAAGVKTQLEASVAQRSGLRMLPGRFMVIQQAMGVPKARGTAVAQWLSDFVEEAKASGFVAEALARHQIQGAIVAPRKD; this is encoded by the coding sequence ATGACTGCTGGTGCCGACATCGTTTCTGCCTTCGCTCCCACGGGCCGCGTGCGCGCTGCCATCAACGTGGGCAATCCCATCCTGGCGCGGCTGCAGACCGATGGCACGCCTGCCGGTGTTTCGGTGGACCTGGCGCAGCGCCTGGCGGTACAGCTGGGAGTGCCGCTGGAGCTGCAGGTGTTTGAGGCGGCGGCCAAGTCGGTCGATGCGGTGACAAACGGTGTGGCGGATTTCGGGTTCTTTGCCGTCGATCCGGTGCGCGGTGCAGGCATTGCGTTTTCCGCGCCCTATGTGCTGATTGAAGGGGCTTATATGGTGCGCAGCGATTCGCCGCTCACCGGCAACGCCCAGGTCGATGTGCCGGGCCATACCGTGGTGGTAGGCCAGGGCAGCGCGTACGACCTGTACCTGTCGCGCGAGCTCAAGCACGCCAGCATCGTGCGTGCACCGACATCGCCTGCGGTGGTGGATGTGTTTCTGGCGCCGTCAGGCGATGTGGCCGCAGGCGTCAAGACCCAGTTGGAGGCCAGTGTGGCGCAACGCAGCGGCTTGCGCATGCTGCCCGGGCGCTTCATGGTGATTCAGCAGGCCATGGGCGTGCCAAAAGCACGGGGTACGGCCGTGGCCCAATGGCTGTCCGATTTTGTGGAAGAGGCCAAGGCGAGCGGCTTTGTGGCCGAGGCGCTGGCCCGCCACCAGATACAGGGCGCCATCGTTGCGCCGCGCAAGGATTGA
- the ssb gene encoding single-stranded DNA-binding protein has product MASVNKVIIVGNLGRDPEIRTFPSGDQVANVTIATTDRWRDKNTGENKEATEWHRVVFNGRLAEIVGQYLRKGSQVYVEGSLRTRKWTDQATGQERYATEIRADTMQMLGSRQGQGGQGQGDDYGYGDSGYGDQGGGGQGGGQGGYQQRRAPAPAMAPRQQQAPAPRPAPAPMPAPAPRAASGFDDMDDDIPF; this is encoded by the coding sequence CATCGTCGGCAATCTCGGCCGCGATCCCGAAATCCGCACCTTCCCGTCGGGCGACCAGGTCGCCAACGTCACCATTGCCACCACCGACCGCTGGCGTGACAAGAACACCGGCGAGAACAAGGAGGCCACCGAATGGCACCGTGTGGTTTTCAATGGCCGCCTGGCAGAAATCGTGGGGCAGTACCTGCGCAAGGGCAGCCAGGTGTATGTGGAAGGCAGCCTGCGCACCCGCAAGTGGACCGACCAGGCCACCGGCCAGGAGCGTTACGCCACCGAAATCCGCGCTGACACCATGCAGATGCTGGGCAGCCGCCAGGGCCAGGGCGGTCAGGGCCAGGGCGACGACTACGGCTATGGCGACAGCGGCTACGGCGACCAAGGCGGTGGCGGCCAGGGTGGTGGCCAAGGCGGCTACCAGCAGCGCCGCGCGCCAGCGCCTGCCATGGCTCCTCGCCAACAGCAGGCACCTGCACCGCGTCCGGCGCCCGCACCCATGCCCGCACCGGCTCCGCGCGCAGCGTCGGGCTTTGACGACATGGACGACGATATTCCGTTCTGA